From Oryza brachyantha chromosome 9, ObraRS2, whole genome shotgun sequence, a single genomic window includes:
- the LOC102719611 gene encoding putative 1-phosphatidylinositol-3-phosphate 5-kinase FAB1D, which yields MNKMCHAHESEDATMDGVDDNFICSTSCYKMCGNGEKSSIIDGDMGWLSMEISPCSTPYGTPPFSRESSCSSFASCFSSLDEYLVETDYDEEIELLDTGQLHPGILFFDESIEQRKGGPIQVEECQPSHAASVDDGSSFSIPTNQNISSGELQLEIHIESTDDNSAPSNVILDANLSTDPHQAIMSIDELTETFCGVPLEDINLKQSNIVNVEEGTSLPMANDEINEQVMDQIDNAKENSIVYNNITSAEQNMNLGLESSDYLYPQVTPSFDTDPHIWLPPEPVNKEDDTYIVANNDDDSDNNDSWVRSNFNISFDAHQNKNSRENQLQRAMSEVMNGQFKILVSRFLAAEGLSSSDREGEKNWLDIVASLSWQAALHVKPDANIGNEMDPCMYVKVKCIASGSWEQSEVIKGLVFKKCAAQKQMRADIKHPKLLLLQGILGHSSAGLLSMDSMKQENEHLEKTLDDVISKCRPDLILVEKAVSRNVNEFIHKKGVTVVSDMNIHRLERIARCTSSPILLLQNVLAKPDLMKQCESAHFEKFIEEHNITGEGGKRSAKTLLFLEGFPKPLGCTILLKGSTSEELKKVKRVLHFTVFAAYHLILETSFFADQRLFAMGKNATENDNCVKTDPQLLVPCTVAPQSKFCSDIAQNDDTKKHALNILASDGEYVNQDKFVNSEKSMCIHDSRMETSRGHADTRLNDNDNILSYSSLPVQGLSRNLIGEISPDFPKLTSCNDFVCSTSGATSNDVILQKNGVDGKNCLETVSDGTSPKTKTSLDSQSILISMSSQHIRNKAICEQNHLSRITYYGYFDTSLGRYLQDSLFNEKHCCLSCGEPPEAHMYSYTHHNGTLTVLVKSLPLDGTLSGEHQGRIWMWTRCLRCNGKPSQRFIISSSARNLSFGKFLELSFSTHSAAKKLSTCGHLLHRDCLRFFGMGTKVAMFRYFSVEIYSAFKPPLTLEFYNPNRKECLGVEFNNVLLKWRLLISEAENKVQILKSGDSQAAGERTKISVHEELLLEVTRMLTQEKNEFEVYLKAFDHLVKSGTCVHEILGLNWLYQLLLLGCYIWDVRLQHILQYSKVNAASSDSPIQKRTPEDEPKNSEITSVHGEALYRTNLEMERQEESTDTCHSFDSSCGYIISEKEQLTERPVIQEPGSHVSPDHDVWLSLSSSGEDGGSHEHTENFCLEKPIGLPVKNNVLPETANGNGMYSVAMSSKCFAVFPNLLDFFSNDARKWVWGSFSHLENEYKKELQGGSLDKFYLINKYTPSFSSLAHLKSQLDMVQFIVGPGGSTLSIVEEEVSSMIAYALSISEQKGTYSEAVIVKDKVIASRNFDKVAPSNLIGDTTMSSLILSPNESLEKDHSLSRNVSSLSSEESTSGFYDSFLSALKDLHPEICLNNETLALKSKYSVVCIYAKQFHDLRKVCCPSEIAYIASISRCKEWNAQGGKSKAFFAKSMDDRFVIKQIKKTEFDSFLKFGLEYFKHFGVSQASVNTTCLAKILGIYQVKEIKNGKETRTNFMVMENLLFGRDIVRRYDLKGALFSRYVLDSKNPEKVLLDQNFIEDMRTMPIYIEGKTKNLMERAIWNDTAFLSRMNVMDYSLLVGVDKQKKELVFGIIDYLRQYTWDKQLESWVKTSLVVPKNLSPTVISPKEYKIRFRAFMSQYFLTVPDV from the exons atgaataaaatgtgTCATGCACATGAATCAGAAGACGCAACAATGGATGGGGTAGATGACAACTTTATCTGTAGTACTTCTTGTTATAAGATGTGTGGCAATGGTGAAAAATCATCAATTATTGATGGTGACATGGGTTGGCTGAGCATGGAAATAAGCCCTTGTAGCACTCCTTATGGCACCCCTCCTTTTAGCCGAGAAAGTTCTTGTTCGAGTTTTGCCAGTTGCTTTTCAAGCCTCG ATGAATACCTAGTTGAAACTGACTATGACGAGGAAATTGAGCTCCTAGATACTGGCCAACTTCATCCTGGTATCCTATTCTTTGATGAATCGATAGAGCAGAGAAAGGGCGGTCCCATACAAGTGGAAGAATGTCAACCCAGCCATGCTGCGAGTGTTGATGATGGTTCTAGTTTTTCCATTCCAACAAACCAAAACATTTCATCTGGTGAACTGCAGTTGGAGATACATATAGAATCCACCGATGACAATTCTGCTCCATCCAATGTTATTTTGGATGCAAATCTATCTACTGATCCTCATCAAGCTATCATGTCCATTGATGAACTTACAGAAACATTTTGCGGTGTACCATTGGAAGATATTAATCTCAAACAATCTAATATTGTAAATGTTGAAGAGGGAACTAGCCTTCCTATggcaaatgatgaaattaatgaaCAAGTTATGGACCAAATTGACAATGCGAAGGAAAATAGTATAGTTTACAACAATATAACAAGTGCTGAGCAGAACATGAATTTGGGCTTGGAGTCAAGTGATTACCTTTACCCTCAAGTAACTCCCAGTTTTGATACAGATCCTCACATTTGGTTACCACCAGAACCAGTGAATAAGGAAGATGACACTTATATTGTTGCTAACAATGATGATGATAGTGACAATAATGACAGTTGGGTTCGGTCAAATTTCAATATTAGCTTTGATGCGCATCAAAATAAGAATAGTCGTGAAAACCAATTGCAGAGAGCAATGTCAGAAGTTATGAATGGGCAATTCAAGATTCTTGTTAGTCGTTTTTTAGCTGCTGAAGGGCTATCTTCTTCTGATCGAGAAGGTGAGAAGAACTGGCTTGATATCGTTGCTTCATTATCATGGCAAGCTGCATTACATGTCAAGCCTGATGCCAATATTGGAAATGAAATGGATCCTTGTATGTATGTTAAGGTGAAATGCATAGCTTCAGGATCTTGGGAGCAGAG TGAAGTCATCAAGGGTCTTGTTTTTAAGAAGTGTGCTGCTCAAAAGCAGATGCGTGCCGACATAAAGCATCCTAAACTGTTACTTCTGCAGGGCATCCTTGGCCATTCTTCTGCAGGGTTATTGTCAATGGATTCAATGAAACag GAAAATGAGCACTTGGAGAAAACTCTCGATGACGTGATTAGCAAATGCCGACCTGATCTTATATTGGTGGAGAAAGCAGTCTCACGAAATGTAAATgaatttattcacaaaaaagGAGTTACTGTAGTTAGTGACATGAATATCCATCGGCTGGAACGAATTGCTCGTTGCACTAGCTCTCCAATTCTCTTGTTGCAGAATGTTCTCGCAAAACCCGATCTTATGAAACAGTGTGAGTCTGCGCATTTTGAAAAGTTTATTGAGGAGCATAATATAACTGGAGAAGGTGGAAAGAGATCAGCCAAAACTTTGTTATTTCTAGAAGGCTTTCCAAAGCCTTTGGGGTGCACG aTTTTGCTTAAAGGATCAACGAGTGAAGAACTGAAGAAAGTTAAGCGTGTCCTGCATTTCACTGTTTTTGCAGCTTATCATTTGATCCTCGAAACTTCATTCTTTGCTGATCAAAGATTATTCGCAATGGGAAAGAATGCCACGGAGAACGACAATTGTGTGAAAACTGATCCCCAGCTGCTTGTTCCTTGTACTGTTGCTCCGCAGTCCAAATTCTGTTCTGATATTGCACAAAATGATGACACCAAAAAACATGCTTTGAACATTCTTGCTTCTGATGGAGAGTATGTTAATCAGGATAAATTTGTTAATTCAGAAAAGTCCATGTGCATACatgattccagaatggaaacaTCTAGAGGTCATGCGGATACAAGACTTAATGACAACGACAACATTCTGTCATATTCCTCATTGCCAGTTCAGGGTCTCTCAAGAAATCTTATCGGCGAGATATCACCTGATTTTCCCAAGTTAACATCATGTAATGACTTTGTTTGTTCCACCTCTGGTGCTACTTCGAACGATGTCATTTTGCAGAAGAATGGAGTCGACGGCAAAAATTGTCTAGAAACTGTTAGTGACGGAACGTCTCCAAAGACTAAGACTTCTTTAGATTCTCAGAGCATACTGATTTCGATGTCTAGCCAACATATCAGAAACAAAGCAATCTGTGAACAGAATCATCTTTCCCGCATTACTTATTACGGGTATTTTGATACATCACTTGGTCGTTATTTGCAAGATAGTTTATTTAATGAG AAACACTGCTGCTTATCTTGTGGTGAACCTCCAGAAGCTCACATGTACTCTTACACCCACCACAATGGCACTCTAACTGTTCTTGTGAAAAGCCTCCCCTTGGACGGAACTCTTTCTGGTGAGCATCAAGGAAGAATTTGGATGTGGACTAGGTGTTTGAGATGCAATGGTAAACCCTCTCAGAGATTTATTATCTCTTCCTCTGCCCGCAATCTGTCATTTGGGAAATTCTTGGAACTCAGTTTCTCAACACATTCTGCTGCTAAGAAGCTATCAACATGTGGGCATTTGCTGCATAGGGACTGCCTACGCTTCTTTGG AATGGGAACCAAAGTTGCTATGTTCAGATACTTCTCTGTTGAAATATATTCTGCGTTCAAGCCACCGTTAACTTTGGAGTTCTATAATCCAAACAGAAAAGAGTGCCTTGGAGTTGaatttaataat GTCCTTCTAAAATGGAGGCTACTCATTTCTGAAGCCGAAAATAAAGTACAAATCTTGAAATCAGGAGACAGTCAAGCCGCAGGAGAAAgaaccaaaatttcagtacATGAGGAATTACTTTTGGAAGTCACTAGGATGCttacacaagaaaaaaatgaatttgag GTTTATCTGAAGGCATTTGACCATCTTGTGAAATCTGGGACTTGTGTTCACGAGATCCTTGGCTTGAACTGGCTATACCAGCTACTTCTTCTTGGATGTTATATTTGGGACGTCCGGTTGCAACATATTCTTCAGTACAGTAAAGTTAATGCTGCATCTTCAGACAGTCCTATCCAGAAAAGAACACCAGAGGATGAACCAAAGAATTCTGAAATTACTTCTGTCCATGGGGAGGCACTATATCGTACCAACCTTGAAATGGAAAGGCAGGAGGAAAGTACCGATACTTGTCATTCTTTTGACAGTTCCTGTGGCTATATAATTTCAGAGAAGGAGCAGCTTACAGAGAGACCAGTAATCCAAGAACCTGGGTCGCATGTTAGTCCAGATCATGATGTATGGTTATCTCTGTCTTCTTCAGGTGAAGATGGTGGATCTCATGAACATACTGAGAACTTTTGTTTAGAAAAACCAATTGGCTTACCTGTTAAGAATAATGTACTACCTGAAACAGCCAATGGTAATGGAATGTATTCTGTTGCCATGTCAAGCAAGTGTTTTGCTGTATTCCCAAACCTATTAGATTTCTTCAGTAATGATGCCAGAAAATGGGTCTGGGGTAGTTTTAGTCACCTGGAAAATGAGTACAAGAAAGAGCTTCAAGGTGGTTCTTTGGACAAGTTTTATCTCATCAACAAATACACCCCCTCCTTTTCATCATTGGCTCATCTTAAATCTCAGTTGGATATGGTACAATTTATTGTTGGTCCTGGTGGCAGTACCTTGTCCATTGTTGAGGAAGAGGTATCTAGTATGATTGCTTATGCACTATCTATATCTGAGCAAAAAGGAACTTATTCTGAAGCTGTAATTGTGAAGGATAAAGTTATAGCTAGCAGAAATTTCGATAAAGTAGCACCAAGCAACTTGATTGGAGATACTACTATGTcatctttaattttatctcCAAATGAATCTTTAGAAAAAGATCATAGCCTATCAAGAAATGTTTCATCATTATCATCTGAGGAATCAACATCTGGATTTTATGATTCTTTTCTGTCTGCCTTAAAAGATTTGCATCCTGAGATTTGTTTGAATAATGAAACACTAGCTTTGAAAAGCAAATACAGTGtggtgtgtatatatgcaaaaCAATTCCACGATCTTCGGAAGGTTTGTTGCCCATCGGAGATTGCCTATATTGCTTCTATAAGCCGTTGCAAAGAATGGAATGCACAAGGGGGAAAGAGCAAGGCTTTTTTTGCGAAATCAATGGATGACAGATTTgtcatcaaacaaattaagaagACCGAGTTTGACTCATTCTTGAAGTTTGGCCTTGAGTATTTCAAGCACTTTGGTGTATCTCAGGCCTCAGTTAACACTACATGCCTTGCGAAAATTCTCGGAATATATCAG GTTAAGGAAATCAAGAATGGCAAGGAGACAAGGACCAATTTCATGGTTATGGAGAATCTTTTGTTTGGACGTGATATAGTACGAAGATATGATCTGAAGGGTGCTCTTTTCTCACGATATGTTCTGGACTCAAAAAATCCTGAGAAGGTACTTTTAGATCAAAACTTCATTGAAGATATGCGTACTATGCCTATCTACATTGAAGGCAAAACCAAGAACCTCATGGAGCGTGCTATTTGGAATGACACGGCATTTCTAAGT agGATGAATGTGATGGATTACTCGTTGTTGGTTGGAGTCGACAAACAGAAGAAAGAACTTGTATTTGGAATTATAGATTACTTGAGGCAATATACCTGGGACAAACAACTGGAGTCTTGGGTGAAGACATCACTTGTTGTTCCCAAGAATCTATCTCCAACTGTAATTTCCCCAAAGGAGTACAAGATAAGATTCAGGGCATTCATGTCTCAGTATTTCCTTACAGTTCCAGATGTTTGA
- the LOC121055394 gene encoding uncharacterized protein LOC121055394 has product MKASLKLREDGAAPLLRAKLPVALFSVPAVASLTAGDPADLRLSLATAVPALPSLRISYAPNRPSSPLSLALVLGSGPGGCPSPAAASAITMAAEVSAAGAVSFSLVLKPSLGDFAVRKRFDSAGSAPTSAAAAASGSEVTMRSSIPVRGGAAAVSVRWGVRIPAEVTAGGEDGAAALALRRLPFLVLGKIAVERQPPPPPASRAMAQEETSVEKTRRENERLRKDLDEQRAAATDKMTSASTVAAAAGRRSSGWRSPEMAGDRKAVDAGR; this is encoded by the coding sequence ATGAAGGCCTCGCTCAAGCTCCGCGAGGAcggggcggcgccgctgctccgTGCGAAGCTCCCCGTGGCGCTCTTCTCGGTCCCCGCCGTGGCCTccctcaccgccggcgaccccgccgacctccgcctctccctcgccaccgccgtcccggcgctcccctccctccgcATCTCCTACGCGCCCAACCGCCCGTCCTCGCCGCTCTCCCTCGCCCTCGTTCTTGGCTCCGGCCCCGGCGGCtgcccctcccccgccgccgcctcagccATCACCATGGCCGCCGAGgtcagcgccgccggcgccgtctccTTCTCGCTCGTCCTCAAGCCTTCGCTGGGGGACTTCGCCGTGCGCAAGCGGTTCGACTCCGCCGGCTCCGCGCCGACGTCGGCtgcggccgccgcgtcggggTCGGAGGTGACGATGAGGAGTTCCATCCcggtgcgcggcggcgccgcggcggtgagCGTCCGGTGGGGGGTGAGGATTCCCGCCGAGGTGAccgccggcggggaggacgGCGCGGCCGCGCTGGCGCTGCGGAGGCTGCCGTTCTTGGTTCTTGGCAAGATAGCCGTGGAgaggcagccgccgccgccgccggcgagcagaGCCATGGCGCAGGAGGAGACGTCGGTGGAGAAGACGAGGAGGGAGAACGAGAGGCTGAGAAAGGATCTGGACGAGCAACGAGCAGCCGCAACGGACAAGATGACATCGGCGAGCACGGTGGCGGCCGCCGCAGgccgccggagcagcggcTGGAGGTCGCCGGAGATGGCTGGCGACCGCAAGGCCGTTGATGCGGGCCGGTGA